One part of the Chloroflexia bacterium SDU3-3 genome encodes these proteins:
- the secA gene encoding preprotein translocase subunit SecA, translating to MLNFFKKLVGDSNDRAVKQLQPIIAEINGLEPEYQALTDEQLGAKTAEFKRRLADGETLDDILSEAFATVREQARRTIGQRHYDVQMLGGIVLHQGKIAEMKTGEGKTLVATLPLYLNAIEGKGVHLITVNDYLAKVGAGWMGPIFHRLGLTVGFIAHDYSARFDPDYIDPSANQEDQRLVHWRPCSRREAYESDITYGTNNEFGFDYLRDNMAVEQNQVVQRELNFAIVDEVDNILIDEARTPLIISGPAQQSSEEYRHFARLVPKLSASPYTPDEVKREFIEDPEGDFMIDPRSKSIQLTDQGIIKVEQMLGIPDGESLYDPKYYELTHYLDNALKAQFIFHRDHDYVVEADGEIVIVDEFTGRKMPGRRWSDGLHQAVEAKEGVPIRQENVTMATITFQNFFRMYKKLGGMTGTAYTEREELGKIYNLDVVIIPTNRPNVRQDMDDQIYRTEKAKFNATIQEIKEMQQSGRPVLVGTTSVETSERLSELMNRHGIKHFVLNAKQHEREAHVVAQAGRLGMVTIATNMAGRGTDILLGGNPDGLVEELLAKKKLKLEDATPEQRQEAWEEAKRLTATEGEEVRKLGGLHIIGTERHEARRIDNQLRGRAGRQGDPGSSRFFLSLEDDLMRRFGPMDRVKGLMERWGVEEDIPIEAKLINRSIESAQTRVEGYNFDARKHTVEFDDVMNKQRLVIYADRAKILAGENMRERVLDMMSDEIAALLDLHVGDNPSEEWDLEALIRAVRTMDPMLPAEVTAEALEKLTREEIDDLLVERLEEAYEQREQTISEENMRYVERRMMLGAIDRQWIDYLTGMEDLRQEIGMQAIAQRDPLLEYQRNAYSMFDELKRNIQRDIVYQIIPVSFQYEQYMRQLIAEQQQRLAVAQQAGQSEEEAKANKTVRKQVTIKLERNDPCPCGSGKKFKHCHLGREQELLALIQSGQIRLVEQPSSDPNQPVEATAVPVNPAPMQPDPEDDEDEDEATAQAPAQPKPAPRPAAPPPRPPSISAQLATGRGQSVPRGRGAQPAPSSAAAKAQSGAAKAQNGEPQQPEAAAEPKAAKPSQPVPRGKKK from the coding sequence ATGCTGAACTTCTTTAAGAAGCTGGTTGGTGACTCGAATGATCGTGCGGTGAAACAGCTGCAGCCGATCATTGCCGAGATCAACGGCCTGGAGCCGGAGTACCAGGCCCTGACCGACGAGCAGCTCGGCGCAAAGACGGCTGAGTTCAAGCGCCGCCTCGCCGATGGCGAGACGCTGGATGATATCCTGTCCGAGGCCTTCGCCACCGTGCGCGAGCAGGCCCGCCGCACCATCGGCCAGCGCCACTACGATGTGCAGATGCTGGGCGGCATCGTGCTGCACCAGGGCAAGATCGCCGAGATGAAGACCGGCGAGGGCAAGACGCTGGTGGCCACCCTGCCGCTCTACCTCAACGCCATCGAGGGCAAGGGCGTGCACCTGATCACGGTCAACGACTACCTGGCCAAGGTCGGCGCGGGCTGGATGGGCCCGATCTTCCACCGCCTGGGCCTGACGGTCGGCTTTATCGCCCACGACTACTCGGCCCGCTTCGACCCCGACTACATCGACCCGAGCGCCAACCAGGAGGACCAGCGCCTGGTCCACTGGCGGCCCTGCTCGCGCCGCGAGGCCTACGAGTCCGACATCACCTACGGCACCAATAACGAGTTCGGCTTCGACTACCTGCGCGACAACATGGCGGTGGAGCAGAACCAGGTGGTGCAGCGCGAGCTCAACTTCGCGATCGTCGACGAGGTCGACAACATCCTGATCGACGAGGCCCGCACCCCGCTGATCATCTCTGGCCCGGCCCAGCAGAGCAGCGAGGAGTACCGCCACTTCGCCCGCCTGGTGCCCAAGCTCAGCGCCAGCCCCTACACCCCCGACGAGGTGAAGCGCGAGTTTATCGAGGATCCCGAGGGCGATTTCATGATCGACCCGCGCTCGAAGAGCATCCAGCTCACCGACCAGGGCATCATCAAGGTCGAGCAGATGCTGGGCATCCCCGACGGCGAGAGCCTCTACGACCCCAAGTACTACGAGCTGACCCACTACCTCGACAATGCGCTTAAGGCCCAGTTCATCTTCCACCGCGACCACGACTATGTGGTGGAGGCCGATGGCGAGATCGTGATCGTCGATGAGTTCACCGGGCGCAAGATGCCGGGCCGCCGCTGGTCCGATGGCCTGCACCAGGCCGTCGAGGCCAAGGAGGGCGTGCCCATCCGCCAGGAAAACGTGACGATGGCCACCATCACCTTCCAGAACTTCTTCCGCATGTACAAGAAGCTGGGCGGCATGACCGGCACGGCCTACACCGAGCGCGAGGAGCTGGGCAAGATCTACAACCTGGATGTGGTGATCATCCCCACCAACCGGCCGAACGTCCGCCAGGATATGGATGACCAGATCTACCGCACCGAGAAGGCCAAGTTCAACGCCACCATCCAGGAAATCAAGGAGATGCAGCAGTCGGGCCGACCGGTGCTGGTGGGCACCACCTCGGTCGAGACATCCGAGCGGCTCTCCGAGCTGATGAACCGCCACGGCATCAAGCACTTCGTGCTGAACGCCAAGCAGCACGAGCGCGAGGCCCACGTGGTGGCCCAGGCCGGGCGGCTCGGCATGGTCACGATCGCCACCAACATGGCCGGTCGCGGCACCGACATCCTGCTGGGCGGCAACCCCGACGGCCTGGTCGAGGAGCTGCTGGCCAAGAAGAAGCTGAAGCTGGAGGATGCCACCCCCGAGCAGCGCCAGGAGGCCTGGGAAGAGGCCAAGCGCCTCACCGCCACCGAGGGCGAGGAGGTGCGCAAGCTCGGCGGCCTGCACATCATCGGCACCGAGCGCCACGAGGCCCGTCGCATCGACAACCAGCTGCGCGGTCGCGCTGGCCGCCAGGGCGACCCCGGCTCGTCGCGCTTCTTCCTCTCGCTCGAAGATGACCTGATGCGCCGCTTCGGCCCGATGGATCGCGTGAAGGGCCTGATGGAGCGCTGGGGCGTCGAGGAGGACATCCCGATCGAGGCCAAGCTGATCAACCGCTCGATCGAGAGCGCCCAGACCCGCGTCGAGGGCTACAACTTCGACGCCCGCAAGCACACCGTCGAGTTTGACGATGTGATGAACAAGCAGCGCCTGGTGATCTACGCCGACCGCGCCAAGATCCTGGCGGGCGAGAACATGCGCGAGCGCGTGCTCGACATGATGAGCGACGAGATCGCCGCCCTGCTCGACCTGCACGTGGGCGACAACCCTAGCGAGGAGTGGGATCTGGAGGCGCTCATCCGCGCGGTGCGCACCATGGATCCCATGCTGCCCGCCGAGGTGACCGCCGAGGCGCTGGAGAAGCTCACCCGCGAGGAGATCGACGACCTGCTGGTCGAGCGCCTGGAGGAGGCCTACGAGCAGCGCGAGCAGACTATCTCCGAGGAGAACATGCGCTACGTCGAGCGCCGCATGATGCTGGGCGCGATCGACCGCCAGTGGATCGACTACCTGACCGGCATGGAGGATCTGCGCCAGGAGATCGGCATGCAGGCCATCGCCCAGCGCGACCCGCTGCTGGAGTACCAGCGCAACGCCTACAGCATGTTCGATGAGCTGAAGCGCAACATCCAGCGCGACATCGTCTACCAGATCATCCCGGTCTCCTTCCAGTACGAGCAGTACATGCGCCAGCTGATCGCCGAGCAGCAGCAGCGTCTGGCGGTGGCCCAGCAGGCGGGCCAGAGTGAGGAGGAGGCCAAGGCCAACAAGACCGTGCGCAAGCAGGTGACGATTAAGCTGGAGCGCAACGACCCCTGCCCCTGCGGCAGCGGCAAGAAGTTCAAGCACTGCCACCTGGGCCGCGAGCAGGAGCTGCTGGCCCTCATCCAGTCGGGCCAGATCCGCCTGGTCGAGCAGCCCAGCAGCGACCCGAACCAGCCGGTCGAGGCCACCGCTGTGCCGGTGAACCCCGCGCCCATGCAGCCCGACCCCGAGGACGACGAGGACGAGGACGAGGCCACCGCGCAGGCCCCGGCCCAGCCCAAGCCCGCGCCGCGCCCCGCCGCCCCGCCGCCCCGCCCGCCGTCGATCTCGGCGCAGCTGGCCACCGGTCGCGGCCAGAGCGTGCCGCGCGGTCGCGGTGCGCAGCCCGCCCCCAGCTCGGCGGCTGCCAAGGCCCAGAGCGGCGCCGCCAAGGCCCAGAACGGCGAGCCGCAGCAGCCCGAGGCCGCTGCCGAGCCCAAGGCTGCCAAGCCCTCCCAGCCGGTGCCGCGCGGCAAGAAGAAGTAG
- a CDS encoding vanomycin resistance protein VanB, which translates to MRKQLSLLGVCLMLAAFCLPSAQASAAPANPPGTLVAYYPETGHHVISHFKKFYDANGGLAIFGLPLTEMFVEDGLQVQYFQRARFEYHPELPAGQRVQLTQIGRWFTNDRAATPAFQWLGQNPDPSGQRSFFPESGHSLGGAFRGFWEGKGGLAVFGYPISEELQEANPNDGQTYTVQFFERARFELHADKVGTPDEVQLGLLGSELIAQRPAAQAQQAAVPRMVLLGKATTGFRTSAEAREQNIFRAADMFNGAVVPAGQEYSFLNSGEFSEDGGFVEGYGIVGGRMEKMVGGGLCQVSTTMYRAVANAGLQITHRVAHSYVVYFYENILGFDATVFTPDVDFRWRNDSPGPITIFTSTDAATSSVTFELWGTSDGRKTTYQGPTISNKRQPGAANWQYDPTLPRGAVRQMVHGRAGMDVSLTRIVTMPDGKVLRNENIATHYEPWADFYLYGPGVTPPRGAIIVPPSTTGA; encoded by the coding sequence ATGCGAAAGCAGCTCTCTTTGCTCGGCGTCTGCCTGATGCTGGCGGCATTTTGCCTGCCCAGCGCCCAGGCCAGCGCGGCCCCGGCCAACCCGCCGGGCACCCTGGTGGCCTACTACCCCGAGACCGGGCACCACGTCATCTCCCACTTCAAGAAGTTCTACGACGCCAACGGCGGCCTGGCCATCTTCGGCCTGCCGCTCACCGAGATGTTCGTAGAGGATGGCCTGCAGGTGCAGTACTTCCAGCGCGCCCGCTTCGAGTACCACCCCGAGCTGCCTGCGGGCCAGCGGGTGCAGCTCACCCAGATCGGGCGCTGGTTCACCAACGACCGTGCAGCCACGCCCGCGTTCCAGTGGCTGGGCCAGAACCCCGACCCCAGCGGCCAGCGCAGCTTCTTCCCCGAGAGCGGCCACTCGCTCGGCGGGGCCTTCCGGGGCTTCTGGGAGGGCAAAGGCGGTCTCGCCGTGTTCGGCTACCCGATCTCCGAGGAGCTGCAGGAGGCGAACCCGAACGATGGGCAGACCTACACTGTCCAGTTCTTCGAGCGCGCCCGCTTCGAGCTGCACGCCGACAAGGTGGGCACCCCCGACGAAGTGCAGCTGGGCCTGCTGGGCAGCGAGCTGATCGCCCAGCGCCCCGCCGCCCAGGCCCAGCAGGCCGCCGTGCCGCGCATGGTGCTGCTGGGCAAAGCCACCACTGGCTTCCGCACATCCGCCGAGGCCCGCGAGCAGAATATCTTCCGCGCCGCCGACATGTTCAACGGCGCGGTGGTGCCCGCCGGGCAGGAGTACTCGTTCCTGAACAGCGGCGAGTTCTCGGAGGATGGCGGCTTTGTCGAGGGCTACGGCATCGTGGGCGGGCGTATGGAGAAGATGGTGGGCGGCGGGCTGTGCCAGGTCTCCACCACCATGTACCGCGCCGTGGCCAACGCGGGCCTGCAGATCACCCACCGTGTGGCCCACAGCTACGTGGTCTACTTCTACGAGAACATTCTGGGCTTTGACGCCACCGTGTTCACGCCCGACGTCGACTTCCGCTGGCGCAACGACTCGCCCGGCCCGATCACGATCTTCACCAGCACCGACGCGGCCACATCCAGCGTCACCTTCGAGCTGTGGGGCACCAGCGACGGCCGTAAGACCACCTACCAGGGGCCGACGATCAGCAACAAGCGCCAGCCCGGCGCGGCCAACTGGCAGTACGACCCCACCCTGCCCAGGGGCGCGGTGCGCCAGATGGTGCACGGGCGCGCGGGCATGGATGTGAGCCTCACCCGCATCGTCACCATGCCTGACGGCAAGGTGCTGCGCAACGAGAACATCGCCACCCACTACGAGCCGTGGGCCGACTTCTACCTCTACGGCCCAGGCGTCACGCCGCCCAGGGGCGCGATCATCGTCCCGCCGTCCACCACCGGCGCATAG
- a CDS encoding methyltransferase domain-containing protein, which translates to MRSNQPTFRCEADVLEGLAPLARDELQRRLGDAVRLGGAPRPDALGFTYRGPLADLLDLRSVVAVSLVHAFAVPRPKALLGHQHWAVMAEMIGQAMELWPPGRFQSLRLSAAGAESSVMQRIQQEIAQHTGLRPDAEEGDLLLRLRRAPDGWELLVRLSPRPLATRPWRVCNMPGALNASLAHAMAHLTQPSPVDRVINLMCGSGTLLVERLALARAALALGCDTDPAALECARQNLAAAEGYELPHGQPVRLEPWDATAVPMPDASFDVLLADLPFGQLIGSHRENEETYPRLLAEATRLAAPGARMALITHEVRLLERAAAPFEAYWALQDVIPVRSGGMTPRIFLWRRAR; encoded by the coding sequence ATGAGATCGAACCAACCTACCTTCCGCTGCGAGGCCGATGTGCTGGAGGGCCTCGCGCCGCTGGCCCGCGACGAGCTGCAGCGCCGCCTGGGCGACGCCGTGCGCCTGGGCGGCGCGCCGCGCCCCGATGCGCTGGGCTTCACCTACCGTGGCCCGCTGGCCGACCTGCTCGACCTGCGCAGTGTGGTCGCGGTGTCGCTGGTCCACGCCTTCGCGGTGCCGCGCCCCAAGGCCCTGCTGGGCCACCAGCACTGGGCGGTGATGGCCGAGATGATCGGGCAGGCCATGGAGCTGTGGCCGCCGGGTCGCTTCCAAAGCCTACGCCTGAGCGCCGCCGGGGCCGAGTCCTCGGTGATGCAGCGCATCCAGCAGGAGATCGCGCAGCACACCGGCCTGCGACCCGATGCCGAGGAGGGCGACCTGCTGCTGCGCCTGCGCCGCGCCCCCGATGGCTGGGAGCTGCTGGTGCGGCTCTCGCCCCGGCCGCTGGCCACGCGGCCCTGGCGGGTGTGCAACATGCCCGGCGCGCTCAACGCCTCGCTGGCCCACGCCATGGCCCACCTGACCCAGCCCAGCCCCGTCGACCGCGTGATCAACCTGATGTGCGGCTCGGGCACGCTGCTGGTGGAGCGGCTGGCCCTGGCCCGCGCCGCGCTGGCCTTGGGCTGCGACACCGACCCCGCCGCGCTGGAGTGCGCCCGCCAGAACCTGGCCGCCGCCGAGGGCTACGAGCTGCCCCACGGCCAGCCCGTGCGCCTAGAGCCGTGGGACGCCACCGCTGTGCCCATGCCCGACGCCTCGTTCGATGTGCTGCTGGCCGACCTGCCCTTTGGCCAGCTGATCGGCTCGCACCGCGAGAACGAGGAGACCTACCCCCGCCTGCTGGCCGAGGCCACCCGCCTGGCCGCCCCCGGCGCGCGTATGGCCCTGATCACCCACGAGGTGCGCCTGCTGGAGCGCGCCGCCGCCCCCTTCGAGGCCTACTGGGCGCTGCAGGATGTTATCCCCGTGCGCTCCGGCGGCATGACCCCGCGCATCTTCCTGTGGCGGCGCGCGCGCTAG
- a CDS encoding glycosyltransferase family 4 protein, with the protein MRIAIDARLNAYRRGGIPQYTRSLVAALAEVDQRHQYICLQHRKMERPLAVAPHVSRHVIYTPPHNRFEPWSLPLELMAVRPQVLHCPDFIAPTRRPFPAVVTIHDLAFMHYPEILDDDARRYYGQIARSTARAEGVIAVSEATRQDIAQYLDVAPDQIDVVYEAAASLFRPVLLREGEARVLGGQPVVAKSFMLFVSTLEPRKNLPTLLRALRVAIDRRPERPYRLVIVGGRGWKDEPIFESARELRLGDHVLFTGGVGVYDLRWLYNACRVYINPSIYEGFGLPLLEAMACGAASLASQSSSLPEIGGDAVAYVPPMDVEAWADAIERMWDDEDRQRELGRLGMARSQRFSWQRAARETLAIYERVAKGLPRRAEHAAPSATQPSPDDPLGQPDHAAHATFEQKQ; encoded by the coding sequence ATGCGTATTGCGATAGATGCCCGCCTGAACGCGTACCGGCGCGGCGGGATACCACAATATACACGGAGTCTGGTGGCGGCTCTCGCCGAGGTCGATCAGAGGCACCAGTATATCTGCCTGCAGCACCGCAAGATGGAGCGCCCGCTGGCGGTGGCCCCGCACGTGAGCCGCCACGTGATCTACACCCCGCCCCACAACCGCTTCGAGCCATGGTCGCTGCCGCTGGAGCTGATGGCGGTGCGTCCGCAGGTGCTGCACTGCCCCGACTTTATCGCGCCCACCCGCCGCCCGTTTCCAGCGGTGGTCACCATCCACGACCTGGCGTTCATGCACTACCCCGAGATCTTGGATGACGACGCCCGCCGCTACTACGGCCAGATCGCGCGCAGTACCGCCCGCGCCGAGGGCGTCATCGCCGTCTCTGAGGCCACCCGCCAGGACATCGCGCAGTACCTGGATGTCGCGCCTGACCAGATCGATGTGGTCTACGAGGCCGCCGCGTCGCTGTTCCGCCCCGTGCTGCTGCGCGAGGGCGAGGCCCGTGTGCTGGGCGGCCAGCCGGTGGTGGCCAAGAGCTTCATGCTGTTTGTGAGCACGCTGGAGCCGCGCAAGAACCTGCCGACCCTGCTGCGCGCGCTGCGGGTGGCGATCGACCGCCGCCCCGAGCGGCCCTACCGCCTGGTGATCGTGGGCGGGCGCGGCTGGAAGGACGAGCCGATCTTTGAGTCCGCCCGCGAGCTGCGCCTGGGCGACCACGTGCTGTTCACCGGCGGCGTGGGCGTGTACGACCTGCGCTGGCTCTACAACGCCTGCCGGGTCTACATCAACCCCTCGATCTACGAGGGCTTTGGCCTGCCCCTGCTGGAGGCCATGGCCTGCGGCGCTGCCAGCCTGGCCTCGCAGTCCTCCAGCCTGCCCGAGATCGGCGGCGACGCGGTGGCCTATGTGCCGCCGATGGATGTGGAGGCATGGGCCGACGCGATCGAGCGCATGTGGGATGATGAGGACCGCCAGCGCGAGCTTGGCCGCCTGGGCATGGCGCGCTCGCAGCGCTTCTCGTGGCAGCGCGCCGCCCGCGAGACCCTGGCGATCTACGAGCGCGTGGCCAAGGGCCTGCCCCGCCGCGCCGAGCACGCCGCCCCTAGCGCCACCCAGCCCTCCCCCGATGACCCGCTGGGCCAGCCCGACCACGCGGCCCACGCCACCTTCGAGCAGAAACAATGA
- a CDS encoding MBL fold metallo-hydrolase, giving the protein MRITFLGTGTSMGLPMIGCCCRVCTSADPHNRRLRTSALLEVGGKVVLIDAGPDLRQQALSVGLAHVDAVLVTHSHTDHIAGIDDLRPLTMVSNAAIPIYSTAGTLGEIRKRFDYAFGESNSGSSRPMIELREVAHGQPFVAAGLDVLPLAVEHGSWTITGFRVGDLGYVTDASAIGEPTMAALGGLDLLVLNALRHEPHPNHISLGQAVSLIERLRPRRALLVHMTHDLDHAETNALLPEHIRLAHDGLSVELADPPGVAPA; this is encoded by the coding sequence ATGCGAATCACATTTCTTGGCACCGGCACATCCATGGGCCTCCCGATGATCGGCTGCTGCTGCCGCGTCTGCACCTCGGCGGACCCACACAACCGCCGCCTGCGCACCTCGGCGCTGCTGGAGGTGGGCGGCAAGGTCGTGCTGATCGACGCTGGGCCGGATCTGCGCCAGCAGGCGCTGTCCGTCGGCCTGGCGCATGTGGATGCGGTGCTGGTCACGCACTCGCACACCGACCATATCGCGGGCATCGACGACCTGCGCCCGCTGACCATGGTCAGCAATGCGGCGATCCCGATCTATAGCACGGCGGGCACGCTGGGCGAGATCCGCAAGCGCTTCGACTACGCCTTTGGCGAGAGCAACTCGGGGTCGAGCCGCCCCATGATCGAGCTGCGCGAGGTGGCCCACGGCCAGCCGTTCGTTGCCGCTGGCCTGGATGTGCTGCCGCTGGCGGTCGAGCATGGCTCGTGGACGATCACCGGCTTTCGGGTCGGCGACCTGGGCTACGTGACCGACGCCAGCGCGATCGGCGAGCCGACCATGGCGGCGCTGGGCGGGCTGGATCTGCTGGTGCTGAACGCGCTGCGCCACGAGCCGCACCCGAACCACATCTCGCTTGGCCAGGCGGTCTCGCTGATCGAGCGGCTGCGCCCGCGCCGCGCCCTGCTGGTGCATATGACGCACGATCTCGACCACGCCGAGACCAACGCGCTGCTTCCAGAGCACATCCGGCTCGCCCACGATGGCCTGTCGGTCGAGCTGGCCGACCCGCCAGGGGTTGCGCCTGCCTGA
- a CDS encoding metallopeptidase family protein, translated as MDEETFEAVVLEAINDLPEEFGRHLANVEVLVEAQPTPEHRRAARIKPWQTLYGLYQGVPLTVRQSGMVLMPDTITIFREPLSHDFPSREQLRAQIRRTVLHEIAHVFGISDDRLRELDAY; from the coding sequence ATGGATGAAGAGACCTTTGAGGCCGTTGTGCTGGAGGCCATCAACGATCTGCCCGAGGAGTTTGGCCGCCACCTGGCGAACGTCGAGGTGCTAGTCGAGGCCCAGCCTACGCCCGAGCACCGTCGCGCCGCCCGGATCAAACCCTGGCAGACGCTCTACGGCCTCTACCAGGGCGTGCCGCTCACCGTCCGGCAGAGCGGCATGGTGCTGATGCCCGACACCATCACGATCTTTCGCGAGCCGCTGAGCCACGATTTCCCCAGCCGCGAGCAGCTCCGCGCGCAGATCCGCCGGACCGTGCTGCACGAGATAGCCCATGTTTTTGGGATCAGCGACGACCGCCTGCGCGAGCTTGATGCCTACTAG
- a CDS encoding glycoside hydrolase, which translates to MQQAVVPTPTPAPTDIPAISPTPVPYARPDATAAPDALAFQELASGGPQQAVHPKTGRYISAWLPNSFNETNRKSFEANADILDEISPFWYATNTRGDLLHGYDARDKDLVDLAHANNVLVIPSVHNVVTGADPIPTLLRNPEARSRHVRNIVDEVLAHNYDGFDIDFESLSSSLREEYSAFIIELGEALHKHGKLLTVAVHAKTCDYCGLGGFQDWVVINKYADRMRMMTYDMSWKGGSPGPVAPVYWVQDVSEYARTVVDPSKIIVGVPFYGYDWKQGGGDAKAYNWEDFNAIIQQYGIEKTLVETDSQGRSVQENRITYTLRGQRRVAYFATKSSLDAKLALVQQLDLAGIAIWRLGGEDPENWTVIRQRLLQDPFESQRMVNKSLPNH; encoded by the coding sequence ATGCAGCAGGCCGTGGTGCCCACGCCCACGCCTGCCCCCACCGACATCCCAGCCATCAGCCCGACCCCCGTGCCCTACGCCCGCCCCGACGCCACCGCCGCCCCCGACGCGCTGGCCTTCCAGGAGCTGGCCAGCGGCGGGCCGCAGCAGGCCGTGCACCCCAAGACGGGGCGCTACATCTCGGCGTGGCTGCCCAACTCGTTCAACGAGACCAACCGCAAGTCGTTCGAGGCCAACGCCGACATCCTCGACGAGATCAGCCCGTTCTGGTACGCCACCAACACCAGGGGCGACCTGCTGCACGGCTACGACGCGCGCGACAAAGACCTGGTGGATCTGGCCCACGCCAACAACGTGCTGGTCATCCCATCCGTCCACAACGTGGTGACCGGGGCCGACCCCATCCCCACGCTGCTGCGCAACCCCGAGGCCCGCAGCCGCCACGTGCGCAACATCGTGGATGAGGTGCTGGCCCACAACTACGACGGCTTCGACATCGACTTCGAGTCGCTCTCATCCAGCCTGCGCGAGGAGTACTCGGCCTTCATCATCGAGCTGGGCGAGGCCCTGCACAAGCACGGCAAGCTGCTGACGGTGGCTGTGCACGCCAAGACATGCGACTACTGCGGCCTGGGCGGCTTCCAGGACTGGGTGGTAATCAACAAATATGCCGACCGCATGCGCATGATGACCTACGATATGAGCTGGAAGGGCGGCTCGCCCGGCCCGGTGGCCCCAGTCTACTGGGTCCAGGATGTCTCCGAGTATGCGCGCACCGTGGTCGACCCATCCAAGATCATCGTGGGCGTGCCGTTCTACGGCTACGACTGGAAGCAGGGCGGCGGCGACGCCAAGGCCTACAACTGGGAAGATTTTAACGCGATCATCCAGCAGTACGGCATCGAGAAAACCCTGGTCGAGACCGACAGCCAGGGCCGCAGCGTGCAGGAGAATCGCATCACCTACACCCTGCGCGGCCAGCGCCGCGTGGCCTACTTCGCCACCAAGAGCAGCCTGGATGCCAAGCTGGCCCTGGTGCAGCAGCTCGACCTGGCTGGCATCGCCATCTGGCGGCTGGGCGGCGAAGACCCCGAGAACTGGACGGTCATCCGCCAGCGCCTGCTCCAAGATCCCTTCGAGTCGCAGCGGATGGTCAACAAGTCGCTGCCAAACCACTAG
- a CDS encoding M42 family metallopeptidase, giving the protein MNTAFLKQLLDTPSPSSEEAAAARLWREEASTFADTVYADVRGSSFAVLQGGKPRIMLAGHIDEIGVMVSYIDDDGYLYFSGVGGWDSQVLVGQRIRLVGRSGPVVGVIGKKAIHLMKPDERERVSKIDDLWIDIGVASRAEALELVRVGSVGVVEGQVYDLPHGRMVSRGMDNRIGAFTVLEALRLLSQDRPRATVAAVATSQEEITFAGAHTAAYGFDPLAAIIVDVTHATDVPGADKRHSGDVKLGGGPVLDRGSAVSPVVFDMLVGAAEREGIPYTVTISPGRTGTDGDAINVARAGVACGLVSIPNRYMHSPSEMIALPDVEQAARLIAAFVRSIDEGTDFIPR; this is encoded by the coding sequence ATGAACACCGCATTTCTCAAACAGCTTCTGGATACCCCCAGCCCATCCAGCGAGGAGGCCGCCGCCGCCCGCCTGTGGCGCGAGGAGGCCAGCACCTTCGCCGACACGGTCTACGCCGATGTGCGCGGCAGCTCGTTCGCCGTGCTGCAGGGCGGCAAGCCCCGCATCATGCTGGCGGGCCACATCGACGAGATCGGCGTGATGGTCAGCTATATCGACGACGACGGCTACCTCTACTTCTCGGGGGTGGGCGGCTGGGACTCGCAGGTGCTGGTGGGGCAGCGCATCCGCCTGGTGGGCCGCAGCGGCCCGGTGGTGGGCGTCATAGGCAAGAAGGCCATCCACCTGATGAAGCCCGACGAGCGCGAGCGCGTGAGCAAGATCGACGACCTGTGGATCGACATCGGCGTGGCCAGCCGCGCCGAGGCGCTGGAGCTGGTGCGCGTGGGCAGCGTGGGTGTGGTCGAGGGCCAGGTCTACGATCTGCCCCACGGGCGCATGGTCTCGCGCGGGATGGACAACCGCATCGGCGCGTTCACCGTGCTGGAGGCGCTGCGCCTGCTGTCGCAGGATCGGCCCAGGGCCACCGTGGCCGCCGTGGCCACCAGCCAGGAGGAGATCACCTTCGCCGGGGCGCACACCGCCGCCTACGGCTTCGACCCGCTGGCCGCGATCATCGTGGATGTGACCCACGCCACCGATGTGCCCGGTGCCGACAAGCGCCACAGCGGCGATGTGAAGCTGGGCGGCGGCCCGGTGCTCGACCGCGGCTCGGCGGTCAGCCCGGTGGTGTTCGACATGCTGGTGGGTGCCGCCGAGCGCGAGGGCATCCCCTACACCGTCACGATCAGCCCAGGGCGCACCGGCACCGACGGCGATGCGATCAACGTGGCGCGCGCGGGCGTGGCCTGCGGCCTGGTCTCCATCCCGAACCGCTATATGCACTCGCCCAGCGAGATGATCGCGCTGCCCGATGTGGAGCAGGCCGCCCGCCTGATCGCGGCGTTCGTGCGCTCGATCGACGAGGGCACCGACTTCATCCCACGCTAG